One window of Candidatus Nitrospira kreftii genomic DNA carries:
- a CDS encoding Guanylate cyclase, protein MIDDRVSAWLDSLGLDYYREVFQQNAITWDVLPELNDSDLASLGVVLGHRKRLLRAIADLSLQADSDGRQPAPIATDLEATPFPPVRDQAERRQLTVMFCDLVGSTALARRVDPEDLQTSIRHFLDACSEAISRFNGYIAKYMGDGLLVYFGYPQAHEHDAERAVHAGLAVLELVRALPREHYTDQEFEVAVRIGIATGPVIVGELIGQDVAKERSVFGETPNLASRLQGLAAPNQLIVDSVTKRLIGGEFECTDRGTVPLKGFETPVKIWQVVSATSSASRFESYRSGRLFQFIGRTHEAALVLGRWREAVEGEGQVVLLCGEAGIGKSRLVQHLRDQLAGGHYERIQAQCSPHHTNTVLYPVMTYLRQAAGLTDGDSASTQRQKLATLMADNGPADRITVALLADLLSIQGSEQDQLLNLSPDKRKDMTLEALVQYLRRLADRSPVLLIVEDAHWLDPSTLDLTTRIIDRIRQMRVLMLITFRPDFRPVWAEYSHVTFLTLSRLSRRQSAELIATMTGGKVLPQEVQEAILAKTDGVPLYIEELTKNLLEIGLLTEGADAFTLKAPLMDMAIPDSLQALLMERVDRLGPIKEIVQIGAAIGREFTYELLRATVEITDSQLHSALDRFVASGLILQEGERLFARYRFKHMLVQEAAYNTLPKKSRRLLHARIAQSLEEKFPERVRLEPELLAYHFEQAGLTRPAITYWRLAARRDADRSANVEALNHFDHALALLKELPSDTERDALELELLIARGAPMVTVKGYASEEIERNYLRAKELSQKNRDSEHHFLAHWGLWVFRLVRGPLATACDLAEHLLSQANREHNPDMLIRAHESVGSTYFFLGRFNEAKTHLLAAKSLYDPARHRSQALPYTQDPGITARIMLARALWILGEVDQVEVLSREAIGMARELEHPFTLAFTLTTVAWTYSTLREAEKTLHLTEEAIELSTKYSFEVPLAWATSLQGWALAEKGEEQGLDRFVKGLSATRAAGASLNNTFTLSLLAELYLRQKRIDEGLSVLSEALKLVCSQGERCWQAELLRLKGELLLEQSEPSVSVAEQCFVEALKVAQDQHANMLELRVAVSMARLLRTLHRPDAAKRVLHPVCSQFQKRVATPDLIEARNILEQLGM, encoded by the coding sequence ATGATAGATGATCGCGTCTCGGCATGGCTGGACAGTCTCGGCCTCGATTACTATCGAGAAGTCTTTCAGCAGAACGCCATCACATGGGACGTCTTGCCAGAACTGAACGACAGCGATTTGGCATCTTTGGGTGTTGTGCTCGGCCATCGGAAGAGGCTCCTGCGTGCCATCGCAGACCTGTCACTACAGGCCGACAGCGACGGTCGTCAGCCAGCTCCCATCGCAACCGACCTGGAAGCCACACCATTCCCTCCCGTCCGAGATCAAGCGGAGCGTCGCCAATTGACGGTCATGTTTTGTGACCTTGTGGGTTCAACGGCGCTGGCTCGCCGGGTGGATCCTGAAGATCTGCAAACCTCTATCCGGCATTTTCTCGATGCCTGTAGTGAAGCGATCAGCCGATTCAACGGCTATATCGCAAAATACATGGGTGACGGACTCTTGGTGTATTTTGGATATCCTCAGGCTCATGAGCACGACGCGGAGCGCGCGGTTCATGCCGGACTCGCTGTGCTGGAGTTGGTGAGGGCGCTCCCTCGTGAGCATTATACTGATCAGGAGTTTGAAGTCGCGGTGCGAATCGGGATCGCAACCGGTCCTGTCATCGTGGGCGAACTCATCGGTCAGGACGTCGCCAAGGAACGGTCGGTGTTCGGTGAAACTCCAAATCTAGCTTCCCGGCTTCAGGGACTGGCTGCACCGAATCAATTGATCGTTGATTCAGTGACGAAGCGTCTGATCGGGGGCGAGTTCGAGTGTACCGATCGGGGAACGGTCCCTCTCAAGGGGTTCGAGACACCAGTCAAGATCTGGCAGGTTGTGAGCGCCACATCCTCAGCCAGCCGGTTCGAGTCGTATCGATCCGGCCGATTATTCCAGTTCATAGGCAGAACGCACGAAGCGGCTCTTGTCTTGGGTCGTTGGCGCGAGGCAGTGGAGGGAGAAGGACAGGTCGTTCTTCTGTGTGGTGAGGCCGGCATCGGCAAATCGCGGTTGGTTCAACATCTGCGTGACCAACTGGCGGGCGGCCATTACGAAAGGATCCAAGCCCAGTGCTCACCGCACCATACCAATACCGTACTCTATCCGGTCATGACGTATCTGCGGCAGGCCGCGGGGCTGACCGATGGAGACAGCGCTTCCACGCAACGGCAGAAGCTTGCCACGCTTATGGCCGACAACGGGCCCGCCGACCGCATCACGGTTGCCCTGCTTGCGGATCTGCTCTCGATTCAAGGGAGTGAACAGGACCAGCTGTTGAATCTGTCGCCCGATAAACGCAAGGACATGACCCTGGAAGCGCTCGTGCAGTATCTGCGAAGGTTGGCGGATCGTTCCCCGGTGTTGCTGATTGTGGAGGATGCGCACTGGCTTGATCCCAGCACGCTGGACCTCACGACGCGAATCATTGATCGGATCAGGCAGATGCGTGTCTTGATGCTGATCACCTTTCGCCCTGACTTCAGACCGGTCTGGGCGGAATACAGTCACGTCACATTTCTGACGTTGAGTCGGCTTTCGCGCCGGCAGAGTGCCGAGCTGATTGCGACGATGACGGGAGGAAAGGTGCTTCCCCAAGAAGTACAGGAGGCGATTTTGGCGAAGACGGACGGTGTCCCTCTGTACATCGAAGAGTTGACGAAAAACCTCCTGGAAATCGGATTGCTGACCGAGGGAGCCGACGCCTTTACCCTCAAGGCTCCGTTAATGGACATGGCCATTCCGGACAGTCTCCAAGCGTTGCTCATGGAACGGGTGGACCGATTAGGGCCGATCAAGGAAATTGTTCAGATCGGAGCGGCAATCGGGCGGGAATTCACCTATGAACTCCTGCGGGCCACCGTTGAGATAACGGACAGCCAGCTACACAGTGCCCTTGATCGGTTTGTCGCTTCAGGGCTCATTCTGCAGGAGGGGGAACGATTGTTTGCGCGCTATCGCTTTAAACATATGCTCGTCCAAGAAGCGGCCTACAATACGCTCCCCAAGAAATCTCGCCGGCTCCTCCATGCCCGCATTGCTCAATCACTGGAAGAGAAGTTCCCCGAGCGTGTGCGGTTGGAACCGGAACTCCTGGCCTACCACTTTGAACAGGCAGGCTTGACCCGTCCGGCCATCACGTATTGGCGACTTGCAGCTCGAAGAGACGCGGATCGGTCAGCCAATGTCGAAGCGCTGAACCATTTCGATCACGCATTGGCTTTGCTGAAGGAGTTACCCTCAGATACGGAACGTGATGCATTGGAGTTGGAGCTCCTCATCGCGCGCGGAGCCCCCATGGTGACGGTGAAAGGATATGCTTCCGAGGAGATCGAGCGAAATTATCTCAGGGCAAAGGAACTCTCTCAGAAGAACCGCGACTCTGAGCATCACTTTCTCGCTCATTGGGGGTTATGGGTCTTCCGTCTTGTCAGGGGACCTCTTGCAACAGCCTGCGACCTGGCTGAACATCTCTTGTCTCAGGCGAATCGTGAACACAACCCGGATATGCTGATTCGCGCGCACGAGAGTGTCGGCTCCACCTATTTCTTTCTTGGCCGGTTCAATGAAGCCAAAACCCATTTGCTTGCGGCAAAGTCTCTATATGATCCTGCTCGGCATCGCTCACAGGCGCTACCCTATACTCAGGATCCTGGCATCACCGCGAGAATTATGCTGGCAAGAGCGCTATGGATATTGGGCGAGGTCGATCAAGTCGAAGTCCTATCGAGGGAGGCCATCGGTATGGCAAGAGAGTTGGAACACCCCTTCACACTGGCGTTCACCTTGACGACTGTGGCCTGGACCTATTCCACACTGCGAGAAGCAGAGAAGACATTACATCTCACCGAAGAAGCCATAGAGTTGTCGACAAAATATTCATTTGAAGTGCCTTTAGCTTGGGCGACGTCTCTGCAAGGCTGGGCTCTGGCTGAAAAGGGGGAAGAGCAAGGACTCGACAGGTTCGTAAAGGGCCTCTCCGCTACCCGAGCCGCTGGTGCAAGTCTCAATAACACGTTTACATTGTCGCTGCTCGCAGAACTCTATTTGCGCCAGAAACGTATTGATGAAGGTTTGAGCGTACTTTCAGAGGCGCTGAAACTTGTATGCTCTCAGGGAGAACGCTGTTGGCAGGCGGAACTACTTCGGCTGAAAGGGGAACTGTTGCTGGAACAGTCCGAGCCATCCGTCTCCGTTGCCGAGCAGTGTTTTGTTGAAGCCCTGAAGGTCGCACAGGATCAGCATGCAAACATGCTTGAACTTCGAGTCGCGGTAAGTATGGCCAGACTCTTGAGAACACTGCACCGGCCGGATGCCGCGAAACGGGTCCTGCATCCCGTCTGCTCCCAGTTTCAGAAGCGGGTTGCCACTCCCGACTTGATTGAGGCTCGGAACATTCTTGAGCAGCTCGGTATGTGA
- a CDS encoding Universal stress protein yields the protein MDDSPRYSAIGRVMVGTDRSKTADHAVRWAAEFAARYGAELFVVQVIVPHHPTTTEFGGAEQTRAAAANEELAQVVRQLAGERGHALVAIDPDPALTIVRAAEREAIDVLVVGNSGMAGRKEFLLGNVPNRISHNSHCTVIIVNTLPSAGEQVARSVRVVQPLGEPHTSEPHLAGRAMHIATVMAKHGLKELFSQPDQSDVVMRRQQAKRLRAALEELGPTFSKLGQVLSTRPDLLPAEYIEELTMLQSHVPPMPEREVVRVAEQELGVPWEDVFESIDPTPLAAGTIAQVHRARLEHGDRVVVKVQRPTARADIEQDLALLEIFAQKVGQRQALNQVVNMEAVFKHLSTSLHRELDFHQEIENIGRMRTVLADYDRLAVPSVHQELSTSRLLVMEEIQGIPIAEAPEGSERIEAARQLLESYYKQIMVDGFFHADPHPGNLMWWKNRIYLLDFGMVGTLDANVREHLMLLLMALWKEDVAFLSDVTLMMTGSAGRNDLDIPRFQSEVGEVMAKYRKAALAEMQIGPLLQEMSAIAFRHGVPMPASLTLAAKALAQVQLATAALDPKLDPYDVAGKFLMRVMIKRMGASLDPKALVYQLQKFKVRAERMTEAIEHLIGARPGQKLVVNFQANSLEEMVRRTGRRLALGSAAAASILSSGLTAMSGTVADWISVTFGIVAGLLTLGLVFDLMRGR from the coding sequence ATGGACGATTCTCCCAGATACAGCGCCATAGGTCGTGTGATGGTGGGCACGGACCGTTCCAAGACCGCAGACCACGCCGTCCGATGGGCCGCCGAATTCGCCGCCCGCTACGGGGCAGAGCTGTTTGTTGTGCAGGTGATTGTGCCGCACCACCCGACCACCACGGAATTCGGTGGAGCTGAGCAGACACGGGCTGCTGCCGCGAATGAGGAGCTTGCACAGGTCGTGAGGCAGCTGGCCGGAGAGCGAGGGCATGCCCTCGTCGCGATTGATCCCGATCCGGCATTGACAATCGTCCGCGCCGCTGAGCGCGAAGCCATAGATGTCCTGGTCGTCGGGAATTCGGGCATGGCCGGACGAAAGGAGTTCTTACTCGGTAACGTTCCGAATCGCATCAGCCACAACTCCCATTGCACCGTCATTATTGTGAATACGCTGCCCTCTGCCGGTGAGCAGGTCGCTCGATCGGTGCGCGTGGTTCAACCTCTGGGCGAACCCCACACGTCTGAGCCTCACCTGGCGGGACGAGCCATGCATATCGCGACGGTCATGGCGAAGCATGGCCTCAAAGAGCTCTTTAGTCAGCCCGATCAATCGGACGTTGTCATGCGCCGCCAGCAGGCTAAGCGCCTACGCGCGGCGCTGGAGGAACTGGGTCCGACCTTCTCCAAGCTCGGGCAAGTCTTGTCGACCCGTCCGGATCTCCTTCCTGCGGAATACATCGAAGAACTCACGATGTTGCAGAGTCACGTGCCCCCTATGCCCGAGCGTGAAGTCGTTCGAGTCGCTGAACAGGAGTTGGGAGTGCCGTGGGAGGATGTGTTTGAGTCGATCGACCCCACACCACTCGCGGCCGGGACTATCGCCCAAGTCCATCGGGCCAGACTCGAACACGGCGACCGAGTCGTCGTGAAAGTGCAACGCCCCACCGCCCGAGCCGATATCGAACAGGATCTTGCTCTGCTCGAGATATTCGCCCAGAAGGTGGGACAACGTCAGGCCCTCAACCAAGTGGTGAATATGGAGGCGGTGTTCAAACACCTCTCCACGTCGCTCCACCGGGAACTCGACTTTCACCAGGAAATCGAAAATATCGGGCGGATGCGGACGGTGCTCGCAGACTATGACCGGTTGGCGGTTCCCTCCGTGCATCAGGAACTATCGACATCCCGATTATTGGTGATGGAGGAGATTCAAGGTATCCCGATCGCAGAGGCGCCGGAAGGTTCGGAACGTATCGAAGCCGCCCGCCAGCTCTTGGAAAGTTACTACAAACAAATCATGGTTGACGGCTTCTTCCATGCCGATCCTCACCCGGGCAATCTCATGTGGTGGAAAAATCGCATCTACCTGCTCGACTTTGGAATGGTCGGCACCCTCGATGCCAACGTACGGGAACATCTCATGTTGTTGCTGATGGCGCTGTGGAAGGAAGATGTGGCGTTTCTTAGCGATGTCACGCTGATGATGACGGGTTCGGCCGGCCGTAATGATCTGGATATTCCACGGTTTCAAAGCGAAGTCGGTGAAGTGATGGCGAAGTACCGCAAGGCGGCTCTCGCCGAGATGCAGATCGGACCGCTGCTGCAGGAGATGAGCGCGATCGCGTTTCGACACGGCGTACCGATGCCGGCGTCGCTGACGCTCGCCGCCAAGGCGTTGGCGCAAGTCCAACTGGCGACGGCGGCTCTGGATCCGAAACTTGACCCCTATGACGTCGCCGGCAAGTTTTTGATGCGTGTCATGATCAAGCGTATGGGGGCCTCGCTCGATCCCAAAGCGCTTGTCTATCAGCTGCAGAAGTTCAAAGTACGAGCCGAGCGGATGACCGAAGCCATCGAACATCTGATCGGCGCTCGCCCTGGGCAGAAGCTGGTCGTGAATTTCCAGGCGAATTCACTTGAGGAAATGGTTCGCCGGACGGGACGGCGCCTTGCCCTCGGCTCAGCGGCCGCGGCAAGTATCCTCTCCAGCGGACTCACGGCCATGTCGGGAACAGTTGCAGATTGGATATCGGTCACGTTCGGGATTGTCGCCGGACTGTTGACTCTTGGATTGGTCTTCGATCTGATGCGGGGACGTTGA